The Hymenobacter sp. GOD-10R genome includes a window with the following:
- a CDS encoding glycoside hydrolase family 88 protein: protein MRVTRLPYLGLLLGATTAVAQTNPPKANDTTTPLHLLQPDYPVPYGKTKPEDVKQVLDRVYNYLDKSTPAELVDKKTNAAVNTRGKFNPDAIIKPGDFRLTSYEWGVTYSGMLLAGEVTGDKKYTDYTFSRLKFLSELAPYYRAYQTANPQSPTPMRGFMNPHALDDGGALTASMIKAQRAGLSADLRPLIDSFVGYIMTKEFKLSDGTLARNRPQPNTLWLDDMYMGLPALAQMGKLTGERRYYDEVVKQFTQFSQRMFDKEKGLYMHGWVQDMAVHPEFHWARANGWALLTKVEILDVLPEDHPGRATILAQLRAHANGLAMRQSGTGFWHQLLDRNDSYLETSATAIYAYAIAHAINKGWLDAKAYGPMSILAWNAVSTKVNASGQVEGTCVGTGMGFDPAFYYYRPVNVYAAHGYGPVILAGAEIIRLLKNHPFDINDSSVQITK, encoded by the coding sequence ATGAGAGTAACACGTCTACCCTACCTAGGTCTGCTGCTAGGTGCTACTACGGCTGTGGCTCAAACGAACCCGCCTAAGGCCAACGACACCACCACGCCGCTGCACCTATTGCAGCCCGATTATCCGGTGCCCTACGGCAAGACCAAGCCCGAGGACGTGAAGCAGGTACTGGACCGCGTGTACAACTACCTAGACAAGTCAACACCAGCCGAACTCGTTGATAAAAAGACGAATGCTGCCGTTAATACCCGCGGTAAATTTAACCCCGATGCCATTATCAAGCCCGGCGATTTCCGCCTGACCAGCTACGAGTGGGGCGTAACGTACTCGGGCATGCTGCTGGCTGGCGAAGTGACCGGCGACAAAAAATACACGGATTACACCTTCAGCCGCCTGAAGTTCCTCTCGGAGCTGGCGCCGTATTACCGCGCTTACCAAACGGCCAACCCGCAGAGCCCTACGCCCATGCGCGGCTTCATGAACCCGCACGCGCTGGACGACGGCGGCGCCCTCACGGCCTCCATGATCAAGGCGCAGCGGGCCGGCCTTTCCGCCGACTTACGTCCGCTGATTGACAGCTTCGTCGGCTACATCATGACTAAGGAATTCAAGCTGTCGGATGGCACCCTAGCCCGCAACCGCCCGCAGCCCAACACGCTCTGGCTCGACGATATGTACATGGGCCTGCCAGCGCTGGCGCAAATGGGCAAACTCACCGGCGAGCGGCGCTACTACGACGAGGTGGTGAAGCAATTCACGCAGTTTTCGCAGCGCATGTTCGACAAGGAAAAAGGCCTCTACATGCACGGCTGGGTGCAGGATATGGCCGTACACCCCGAGTTTCACTGGGCCCGCGCCAACGGCTGGGCGCTGCTGACGAAAGTTGAAATCTTAGACGTGCTGCCCGAAGATCATCCGGGTCGGGCCACTATCCTAGCGCAGTTGCGCGCCCACGCTAATGGCCTCGCCATGCGGCAGTCAGGCACGGGGTTCTGGCACCAGCTGCTCGACCGCAACGATTCGTATTTAGAGACCTCCGCCACGGCAATTTATGCCTACGCCATTGCCCACGCCATCAACAAAGGCTGGCTCGACGCCAAAGCGTATGGCCCCATGTCGATACTCGCCTGGAATGCGGTGAGCACCAAGGTAAACGCCAGCGGGCAGGTGGAAGGCACCTGCGTGGGTACGGGCATGGGCTTCGATCCGGCGTTCTACTACTACCGGCCGGTGAACGTGTACGCAGCCCACGGCTACGGCCCAGTCATTCTGGCGGGTGCCGAAATCATTCGTCTGCTCAAAAACCACCCATTTGACATCAACGACAGCTCGGTGCAGATAACTAAGTAG
- a CDS encoding rhamnogalacturonan acetylesterase, translated as MTRPSFFPAFLLSLALAASANAQSAKTSYKFDFGSGKVTPGYTPVLPTNVYSPTTGYGFDFNTTATAVSRTGQDALKGDFVTSDKPFYFSVNLPEGNYNVTVTLGDAQGPSSTSLKAESRRLLLEQTTTAPGKFTTQTFTINIKDRKISTGGEVSLKPRELGKLDWDDKLTLEFNGSKTCLNALEITPAKNAVTVYLAGNSTVVNQDDEPWAAWGQMIPRFFKPGVAIANHAESGLTLGSFMGSHRLEKVLSVIKPGDYLFIEFGHNDQKEKGPNDGAFKSYTERLKLFVSEAKKKGATPVILTSTARRNFDEATGKNVNSLGDYPDAARKVAKEENVALIDLNQMTTQLYEAMGVEDSKKALVHYPANTYPGQTQALADNTHFNPYGAYEIAKCVVEGIKVNKLGLTKFLRNDTPTFDPNHPDALASWHWADSPKNDVVKPDGN; from the coding sequence ATGACACGCCCATCGTTCTTCCCAGCCTTCCTCCTGAGCCTTGCACTAGCGGCCAGCGCCAACGCTCAATCTGCTAAAACCTCCTACAAGTTTGACTTCGGCAGCGGCAAAGTGACGCCCGGCTACACCCCCGTGCTGCCCACCAACGTGTACTCACCCACTACCGGCTACGGCTTCGATTTTAACACGACTGCTACGGCTGTTAGTCGCACCGGCCAGGATGCGCTGAAAGGCGACTTCGTGACCAGTGACAAACCTTTCTACTTCTCGGTCAACTTGCCCGAGGGCAACTACAACGTAACCGTGACCCTAGGTGACGCCCAAGGACCGTCGTCAACATCGTTGAAGGCGGAGTCGCGGCGCTTGCTGCTGGAGCAAACCACCACCGCACCCGGCAAATTCACTACCCAGACGTTCACGATCAACATCAAAGACCGCAAGATTTCGACCGGCGGCGAAGTAAGCCTAAAACCCCGGGAGCTAGGCAAGCTAGACTGGGACGACAAGCTGACACTAGAATTTAACGGATCAAAAACCTGCCTCAACGCGCTGGAAATAACACCCGCCAAGAACGCCGTGACGGTGTACCTAGCCGGCAATTCCACCGTCGTGAACCAGGACGATGAGCCGTGGGCAGCTTGGGGGCAGATGATTCCACGCTTCTTCAAGCCGGGCGTAGCCATTGCCAACCATGCTGAGTCAGGCCTGACTCTAGGTAGCTTTATGGGCTCGCACCGCCTAGAGAAAGTATTGAGCGTGATAAAGCCCGGCGATTACTTATTCATTGAGTTCGGCCACAACGACCAAAAGGAGAAAGGCCCCAATGATGGCGCTTTCAAAAGCTACACCGAGCGCTTGAAGCTATTTGTGAGCGAAGCCAAGAAGAAAGGCGCTACGCCCGTGATTCTGACCTCCACCGCTCGCCGCAACTTCGACGAGGCTACCGGCAAAAACGTGAACAGCCTAGGTGACTACCCCGACGCCGCCCGCAAAGTTGCCAAGGAAGAAAATGTTGCGCTCATCGACCTCAATCAGATGACCACCCAGCTCTACGAAGCCATGGGCGTGGAAGACTCGAAGAAGGCGCTGGTGCACTATCCCGCCAACACCTACCCCGGCCAGACCCAGGCCTTGGCCGATAACACCCACTTCAACCCCTACGGCGCCTACGAAATAGCGAAGTGCGTGGTAGAAGGCATCAAGGTCAATAAGCTAGGTCTCACGAAGTTCCTCCGAAACGACACGCCTACTTTCGATCCCAACCACCCCGATGCGCTAGCCAGCTGGCACTGGGCTGATAGCCCCAAAAACGACGTGGTGAAGCCAGACGGCAATTAA